gcaTTCAAATGAGACGtttaaaataatagaagaaTGCAATAATGGTGCGTTGGTTGTTTAGTCACCTCACTTATACAGACTTCCATATATACACGCTGAcataaaaccattaaaaaacaTACTCatgttgggattttttttaataaaaatattattttctaaaaaataattatttaaaaatatatatatatgattttcatACTAAACCCGACTTTCAAAAGATGATTTCACTTTCTTTGAcgattccaatttttttttttaatttaattcatctttTAAAAAGTCGGGTTGATTTTGATATTGAATTTATCTTTTGAGAATACGAGTTTTACTTATGtcgtaaatttaaaattattttttatattataatttttttaaaatacattggTCTTGGATAAGACCGATGATGTTGCCCTTCATTCGTTTCAAATTTTGtcaatttttctcaaattcGAAGTCTGAATTAATATTTGAGGCCACATTCAACCATCTTTCCATATTTCAAAACCGTATGAACTAGAAAAAACCACCACAACTAGGGAAAAATTATGTGGATGGTGGCTATGGAAGGCTGAAGATTCAATACAAGGAGGCTGCGAAGATTCCAGAGAAGTCAATTCTTCCAAATAGACGATATgttcagagaaaaaaaaatgacaaaacctCTCCATTCAACCCGGTGTAGCGTGTGGGAAACAAACACCAACCAGCAGCCCCACTTCACATTCAcgtatttgtatataaatattggTTCTCTGTGCCTTGTCTCCCCCTCCATCTACTAAACAAACTTACCATTCACACCCATATTTGCTAGCCACCTTCCTCCGCGATGTCGTCTGTGGATACTGAGAAGCCGGCTCCTCCTCCGTTGGAGACCGAGGCTCCGCCTCcgcctccccctccccctccccctccccctccgcCTCCCCCTCCTCCGGCGGGCTACTCAGCTTTGGATGTGGTTCTGAGGATATTGTTGCTTGGGTCGGCGGTGGCGTCGGTCGTGGTAATGGTGACCAGCGTGCAGACTAAGCTCATTGCTGTGGCGGGTGTCCCTGTTCTTGTGTCTAATAAAgccaaatttcaaaactctCCGGCTTTCATGTGAGTTACATCCACTCACAAAAATGATTCAAAACTCAAGGAGTGCAAATTTTGGGCTTATTTGAAAAGTGCTTTTGAAAACAGTTCTGAAAATcatgttttgtagaacaaaattttgtttaaatttttattttgttctgaAAGTGTATCAGAAgtagttttaaatatattttaaacatattttatttttaatcattttgtataattattttttgaaaaaaaaaactgtttttaaaaacagtttcaaTAAGCCCAAAATAGCCACTTTTTGAGTCTCTCACGCAGGACTGTTTTCCTTTTATGTTAGGTGTTAGTATTagatattttgtccataaaaaaaaataaaaaaaaataaaattcaaggtTTCAACAAGATTTCTAACGTTAATTTTAATTCCTATTTCATGTAAACCAAGTTAGCTTTCTCTGTAACTACGAAAGCACATAGAAAAGTTGCTAAGTTGCTTTCTACATCTTAATTATAGGGATGCTGTTTAATTTAATAGAAGTAGAGGTAAATATTACTGTGACgtgattgaatatttttttagtatgaagtgtattttaaaaaaattgaatttaaaataaaaataaaaataatgttagacttgatttgataattattttcaagaacaatttttgagaatgatttttaaaatttattctctaaaatagtttaaaaaaataatttttaagaatcgttatttaatgttttataaatcaaatacgTATTTGagaatcctaaatatttttaacttgttttctctgcatttaaatatgttttaaaaattattttttatatatagtattttatttttaattattttttatatttatttaactattttttagaacaatttttgaaaaataagtaaaagatattttttgaaaacaccacattttctatttttaagaaaataaattgttttatattttctaattactcaaaatgttttcttttttttttttttgttttgaaaagtaaaaaattgttttaaaaaacaatttcaaacatAGCTTAGCTTTTTGAGTGgttcatattaatttttattttatccaaactttagatatatttaaaaaaaatcaagttacTTGCAATACTTTTGACAATGTTTTATTCGAAATGTTTTCTTTGCAAGTGTTTTTCAGAGATGATCGATTATCCTAAAAACactacaaatgatttttcaataccACATctaatttttcagatttttaaaaatgttttctaaagtttatgatttttttttcaaaatactttttgaactaaaaatgttttctagaaTCGTTGTCAAAATGTACTCTTAAATATAGTACAGCTTTCATCGTCTGATTTTTAGTTGTCACTATGCAGATACTTTGTAGCAGCACTCTCAGTTGTTGGCCTCTACAGCATCATCACTACGCTGGCATCCTTTATATTCATATCAAAGCCAAGTTGCTCAACAAAGACCATTCTCCATCTAGCAATCTGGGATGTGGTAAGGCCTTTACCTCTGAAAATTGTCTTTCCTTTCAACCCACTTCTCTAACTACACAGATAACAGTCTAGCACAGAGCATGCTTGTCTAGTTTTCTGCCATCTTATTGATGTTGTTGAAAATATACTCACAATGCCTGTGGGTGCAGCTGATGCTGGGGTTGGCAGCTTCGGCCACAGGCACAGCCGGGGGCGTTGCATACGTCGGATTGAAAGGCAACTCTCATGTGGGCTGGAACAAGGTGTGCAACACTTATGATAAGTTCTGTCGCCATGTGGGAGGCTCGATTGCTGTTGCATTGTTCGCATCTATTCTGCTCGTCTTGCTTGTTTGGCTCTCTCTTT
This region of Vitis vinifera cultivar Pinot Noir 40024 chromosome 5, ASM3070453v1 genomic DNA includes:
- the LOC100246027 gene encoding CASP-like protein 1D1; this encodes MSSVDTEKPAPPPLETEAPPPPPPPPPPPPPPPPPPAGYSALDVVLRILLLGSAVASVVVMVTSVQTKLIAVAGVPVLVSNKAKFQNSPAFIYFVAALSVVGLYSIITTLASFIFISKPSCSTKTILHLAIWDVLMLGLAASATGTAGGVAYVGLKGNSHVGWNKVCNTYDKFCRHVGGSIAVALFASILLVLLVWLSLFTLYSRIRK